Proteins from one Loktanella sp. M215 genomic window:
- a CDS encoding response regulator yields MRILAIDDDPMILELLQSPMWLGGVYDLTCAASAEEALEIIAAADNPFDAFLVDIVMPGRDGINLCAALRAMPRYTATPIIMITASQAADAMERAFRAGATDFVRKPLDGLDLGARLHVAAMLNASVRRERKARAETDTLRRRAALGYDDSISAGKNGAPVPFLALQNALLELPAGCHALSLFAVRISPVQSLGANTDKDVVKRLHLTGSMLADCCHHANTRLAYAGRGLFVGATPGRRREKMEELLKVSAAALRDIWLEQRLAGSPPDLCPYPISTLGVWTGQSAVQALRAAVAAQPDPRFDTPETLISRMIGA; encoded by the coding sequence ATGCGTATCCTTGCCATCGACGACGATCCCATGATCCTTGAACTGCTGCAGTCACCGATGTGGCTGGGTGGCGTCTACGACCTGACCTGTGCCGCATCGGCCGAAGAGGCGTTGGAGATCATCGCCGCGGCCGACAATCCCTTCGATGCGTTTCTGGTCGATATCGTCATGCCGGGTCGCGACGGGATCAACCTCTGCGCCGCGCTGCGGGCCATGCCGCGATACACGGCCACGCCCATCATCATGATTACCGCCAGTCAGGCCGCCGACGCCATGGAGCGCGCGTTCCGGGCCGGTGCGACGGATTTCGTACGCAAGCCGCTCGATGGCCTTGATCTGGGCGCTCGTCTGCATGTGGCCGCCATGCTGAACGCCAGTGTCCGGCGCGAACGCAAGGCGCGCGCCGAAACCGACACCCTGCGCAGGCGGGCGGCCCTGGGGTATGACGACAGCATTTCGGCCGGAAAGAACGGGGCGCCCGTTCCTTTTCTGGCGCTTCAGAATGCGCTGCTGGAATTGCCTGCGGGCTGCCACGCGCTGTCTCTCTTCGCGGTCCGGATCTCGCCGGTCCAGTCGTTGGGGGCCAACACCGACAAGGATGTCGTGAAGCGGCTTCACCTGACGGGCAGCATGCTGGCCGACTGCTGCCACCATGCAAACACGCGTCTTGCCTATGCGGGCCGCGGTCTTTTCGTCGGCGCGACACCCGGTCGCCGGCGCGAAAAGATGGAGGAGTTGCTGAAGGTCAGCGCCGCTGCGCTGCGCGACATCTGGTTGGAACAGCGCCTTGCAGGATCGCCGCCGGATCTTTGCCCCTATCCCATATCGACACTCGGCGTCTGGACCGGGCAGTCAGCGGTT